One region of Primulina tabacum isolate GXHZ01 chromosome 17, ASM2559414v2, whole genome shotgun sequence genomic DNA includes:
- the LOC142530721 gene encoding uncharacterized protein LOC142530721, with protein sequence MDERTKQDILSITGFSPGSLPFRYLGIPLAARKLRSSDYCKLVDAIAAKINSWPRHSLSYAGKIELIRSVVQGIECYWLSILPIPNCVISSIYSLCRKFVWHSKHPPIAWENLCKSLEDGGLGLKNLMAWNKALIAKTLWKIQLRKESLWIKWVNHIYSHFGDVWHWGWHKDESPLIKQIISLRDELLHRSGSVAAASTLLNSWFARNHGFCSAYDFFNNWTGKWPWKPLISRSFILPKHRFTFWLLAHAKLLTRDRLPFVVEKSCVLCKSEPESDIRAWLGMSKRMESPTAILRAFRTTYGGKLVLARMRLSALAAIIYTVWNARNMTMFDEEDHRIEDLVRKIKIIVFHCIPSSTDMFNTME encoded by the exons ATGGACGAAAGAACCAAACAAGATATTCTTAGCATCACTGGTTTCTCGCCTGGTTCACTACCGTTTCGCTATCTCGGCATCCCTCTTGCTGCAAGGAAATTGAGATCATCAGATTATTGCAAACTTGTGGATGCCATTGCAGCTAAGATCAATTCATGGCCTAGGCACTCCCTCTCATATGCAGGTAAGATTGAGTTAATCAGATCGGTGGTCCAAGGTATTGAATGCTATTGGTTATCTATTTTGCCAATCCCCAATTGTGTAATTTCGTCCATTTATTCTCTATGCCGAAAATTTGTTTGGCATTCCAAACATCCTCCTATTGCGTGGGAAAATCTGTGTAAGTCACTGGAGGATGGGGGACTTGGACTAAAGAATTTGATGGCTTGGAACAAAGCTTTAATTGCTAAAACACTTTGGAAGATACAATTGAGAAAGGAGAGCTTGTGGATCAAATGGGTTAATCATATTTATAGTCACTTTGGAGACGTTTGGCATTGGGGATGGCACAAGGATGAATCACCTTTAATTAAGCAAATCATTTCATTACGGGATGAGCTCCTTCATAGATCAGGTTCGGTGGCTGCTGCTTCTACTTTGCTGAATTCTTGGTTTGCTCGTAATCATGGGTTTTGTAGTGCATATGACTTCTTCAACAACTGGACTGGGAAATGGCCTTGGAAACCACTGATCAGCCGATCGTTCATCCTACCCAAACACAGATTTACGTTTTGGCTTCTGGCTCATGCGAAGCTCCTGACAAGAGATAGGCTTCCATTTGTTGTTGAGAAATCGTGTGTATTATGTAAAAGCGAGCCTGAATCA GATATTCGAGCGTGGCTAGGCATGTCTAAAAGAATGGAATCTCCAACGGCAATTCTGAGAGCCTTCAGAACAACTTATGGTGGGAAATTGGTTCTAGCTAGGATGCGATTATCGGCTCTTGCAGCAATTATTTACACCGTTTGGAATGCTCGGAATATGACCATGTTCGATGAAGAAGATCATAGGATTGAAGACTTGGTGCGTAAGATTAAGATTATTGTTTTTCATTGTATTCCTAGCTCTACTGACATGTTTAATACTATGGAGTGA